AGGTTTAAATATATTGCATATCGGTTATTGAAATACTAGGCCTCTAGCACtatacttgtaaaaatatttcttcaagtcacttcatatttttttttaacaaatgttcaaggccttcgagtggtttatcgtctactTTACcgcggttcagagttcagatgcgtaggaatttgatccacgagggcgttagcccgagcgGTTAAATAGGGAAGCATCTGAAGGATGAGCCGTGGTAAATTAAACGATAAATCACTGCCATTCTGACATGCTcctcggtcattattctatagaaaatcgacccctccaagtaaaatactgactccctaaagatgactcccttcgaatctcatagaataacgaccccggttattattctatagaaaaagtgactccttccatgtaaaatactcactgtcgacattactacattcgaactctcatacaatatcgattcccggacattattctatttaaaaaagttactctttccgtgtaaaacaccggctcctaaaaagactttcgacgataatatctatcaaaaagtgatccccaccaaacctaacggataattttactagatctacaactctaataccctccattgccaatagttaacattttgattgtactactactactggtgccgctacttctattgctattactacatgtacttcttcttcttcttctactactactactactacttctactactactactacaactgctactactgatactactatacctgcttccactaatacatctgcctcttcttctcctgctgctgttgttgctgttacttattcctctgctgctgctggtgctgctgctgctactacaactgccactaactgccactaccactgccactactactactactactactactactttctattgttgccgctaccgtactttactgccactgctaagtattgcaacttctattaatactaagttctatgctagcagttttagaaaaggccatttatgaaaaaaaggggaaaaaactcgcaaataattgatttttggtgACAGCattatacaatatgcatgtaacagcatactaaaagtatataatgttatcatggtgcaaaatgcattttttggggtaaaatgtttaaaaatataattgaaactgtgaatttctggaatcgacccataatgatgttaatatttttattaagaaacaggaaattttgcatggtagtagagaattataacacaaaaaaattaagctgatgattatttgaaaaaaaatccaagatggccgccaaaatccaagatggccgccattaaattttcattacacaggaaaaccgtttaagtagttcacaaagttcaaatagtgtgaaaaatgatcagcatcatagaagatacacacattttatttaaaaacacacaaaatggccgccacaggGTCATTTAGACAATACAGACCCCGAATAAGAAAATGGCGGTtaaaatggtttgactgaaaatatttttcttgcatcaaacatgaccccaattttttctgatttttattcagcactgacaatattcgtCAAGAGAATGTAAGATTCAGACATTTaaagtaggtcctgatgtgtgctgcagccattggaaatatgacaattttatatagaataatgaagaacagctatttagtgtgctaTAACATACATGGGAACATTGctgaaaattgaaatctggccagatgaggatGGGAAATGTCTACTtagattagaatttgatagaagatgacaattttattgcaattttgctttaaaatttaatattgataaacacaaaaagaccacattttcaatgtatttgtgtgtatgcacagtattttttctcaaaactgcATTTTGGTATCCAAACGATTGCTAATTTCTAGTAGTTGGAGGTAcagttgaacatattttacagtttaaatgtgtaatttaccCTGACAGTGAAGCAGATcacagtagaaaatgacaaaactgggcaaaagtaggctacagttatgataactgattgaaaattatgcTGTGACATCTATTTTTGCCGAAGTTTGACGAGTTGTCACACGTTACTGAaattgccataaaaccttagaaattgttggtataaactaaaaccttgtatttaggtttttgtacatttcaaatgaaactggcacaatcatagagaaaaaagtttttttcttataagCATACAGACACTTAATAGGAAAATGGTCAAAAAATTGTAGTCGCATAATGACAGATTCACATAGTCCTCATTGTTTGCTCTTgggagctattttccttattttctttgcaatatttgctgaaatcaaatgatagatctatgcttgacatgtaggcagcattttcataataaaataataacactacAGAATGTGTCATGTTGACTTAGATCATACATGGGATCTCATTGTTTAGctaatattttgcagtttgtgtgtttgactgaaaatattttttctgcatcaGGCATGACCCCtgctttcctttttcattttattcagtattgacaatattctgcaagaaaatatataAGTTACAGACACTTAAAATATGTCCTGATGTGCGCTGCAGTGATTGGGAATATGTGAATTTCATAAAGAAtaaaagaagaacagctattaagtgtgtcctaacctttaacaaaaacattaattgaatacattttactgaAGTACAATTCTCAATAGCATAGAAATCTATATCATAACAATACTTCCACATAACATATGTAAATATCAGGATACGAGTTCTATGGCACAGGAAAATGCTTACGCctttaatattttgaacaatgtAATGGTTCCAGTCGCTGTGGTGACTGTCCtgtgttaaaacgtagagctggtgagaccatataaatgattttttctctggctacctcgcctaaatgattcatggctgtaatgatttcagggatcaggcgaatcactcaatgtttcaaacaaacaaccttcaactaatggtaatcagctcaaactcctataggctgggaATACTGtgtttgacttttttttcttcttttttttttttgaagttcctGTCAGCCAATGTCTTTGAATCGACAACATACGAGTATCCTTTCGCATAGATGTTCAGCGGGTGTTCTCTTACATGAAGCTGCAACTTAATATGATTGCCTTAATTCCTGGATGCTTAGCgcttatatgctataaaatatagCCTTAAAATGACCCGAATGCCTTGACTGTACTTCGCCGATAACGTTGAACCTTGTTGTCTTACTGACTCAGAAGAAtaccaaaccaaacgtctctgtcTCAGATTTCCGATCATCAGCCTGTATTTGCTCTcgtctatcccgtaaaggtttaatttccATGCGCTGGCCTTAACGCTCGAAACCTAGTAACAATACCGCAACTCTTCTTCAGTCTCAAAcgtcttttttatataatttatctgccctgacAGTATAGCTGCAACAGCTCTTttttcaaggtactgggataaataaTAAGTTGAATCCTTGATGTGTGGATATAGAATGACTTCATTGTAATTCATCTACTTATCTATACCCTAGCAGAGGTGTGCTTTGACTTGTGCTATGTATGATTCCTGTTTCTGATTGGTCCTAAttcgaacatattttacattgaatacacGAGTACTTGATCTAACAAATAGTTTGTTCTCTTTTACTATACGATTGTATATAACATAACGTGTGATGCTGAGATCCAGCTATGACTGTTATTAACCCAAGTCGTttataaggttataacacactaaatagctgttcgtctttatactatataaaattgaaatatttccaatggccgcagcacacatcgggaccaatttagaatgtctgtaacttacattttcttgaagagtattatcagtgctgaataaaaatcaaaagaaaagtgggggttatgttttatgcaagaaaaaatattttcagtcaaacacacaaattgcaaaatcagctgaaaatgaGACCCCAGATTGTAGCGGTAGTGTACGGTATacgtttccatgacaaattctgtcatgttatatttttcattgtgaaaatgctacctacacgtcaagcatagatctgccgtgtcatttcagaaaaataattgcaaaatataaggaaaatagctctacagagctaaagaaaaggaagaaaaaggCTGAGGACTATTGAATCTACCATATTTTtcgtgccattttcctatttaatgaaaaagaaaattaactgaaaacaacttttaatgtaattttgcctCAAAACCATGATTATCAGGTGGGAAATGATCTTACTAAGAAAGAAAAGTACCCATactaatatattttgttaataaataaggaagttattgctgctttacgacaatttctactgccgaatgactcggcaattttgtctgtatacttcactattgccccGAACTGATTCTGCTGGAagtatgttttccatcttaggtaaactgcatactgttactaacaataaccagcttattataatgtaaaagcaatgatatgagacaatttgacattttgacataaaatcgacgacaattctggtttaaatgtagtttttatggcggccatattggatttatgacgccattttgttttcgtctaaatttctaattagtttacattttgcaaaatatgataaTCTAATGTAGTGCAAAAGTTGGACCTCGTTACATGCATAAATCTGTTGTTATGAGCCGATTCCAGAAATCTGCAGTTTcgttaatattttaaacattttaaccccaaaaatagacattttgcatcatgatacttttctatactctTTATATGTTGTTGCATACACCTTGTCTAATACtaacacaaaaaaatcaattctttgcgagtttttttttccctttatttggcattttggccataaatggcctttactatttcttgtgcagttttcttctgaagaattacttcattcCGAagttattgacactggtgtgttttgtgaacgtattgtgaatttttattttcctgaaaaaaaaatgtatacaccaagatacagcgtctagaaatagaatctcttttcccgttgcggaatgctctgatttctgtgtcaagtgatggtatctggggctaatggtcaaacggaaggacggacggacggacaagggcaaatctatatgccccctccccctgagtggggggcataaaatgcagcaattaggccttagatacatgagttatcactaaatttgaccaaatgaccgggggtcgtttttttatgggagtcaatattcttcgtgaggttcagtttacttcacgtgggggagtcatagtactatgatctggaggtcataatactatggcCGGGGGTCacctttttctatagaataatgacggggggttatcaaacttgggtcaaatggtcaccttaTCAAGAAcacttgagtcagccatgtccactcaaggtcaaaggtttgagctatgtatctcttaaaccccataaaggattttcatgaaactttgatcaaatgataacctcatcaagacaatttgcagaatttacgagtcagtcatgtcagttcaaggtcaaggtcacagctcaaggtcgaAGGTTTAACCTTTTACTATatataacagtggcgggggatttaactgtctttcagactgccttgttgtcattatcatttacccgaggagtaatgtagcggacgtcatgtggcaatttgacgccttaaatgatgttataatgctctgttaccggtccgcgcgtcaacctttgtttattgcagaataaaatAGCTTTATTTTCTACTTTGTTCAACAGATAATCAAATCGAATCATGAAAGAATGCTAAATACTTGTGGTTAGTTATCTTTTATCAGAGACAGCTCAATTTAAGCATTTTAGTTTAAAAGCACATCTAGAAGTTTCTTTCCAAACtacagattttcttaaattttcctgAAAATTGAAACGACatattaaatgtcaaatatcaacaaTTAGAATTATAGGTTCTTGTACAATATATTGATATATCCAATTGTCTCTGACACTTTACGCACAAAAATGGAAACTATCGAATGTAGGCTAAACTTACCTTGTGTATGTTAAAACCGGCTATAAGCTCCAGCTAAATTGGCTACCTATAAGTgcttaatacatttttatatgttatatgaCTTATTTCTTAACATATTCTACAATATCTACTTTTAATTTTCTTAACTCTGCtgtctccattttttttcaaatagacaATTATAGTACTTACTGATGTCACTGTGAACTTCACAATGATTACATTATCAATtcctgaaaaggggaaataaagtTGAgacaatatattatattataatataatgtttcattCTTGATCTATGCCTAATCTAAGGCATTCGTAAATCTGGATGCAGAAAAGATTTTGTTTACTAATATTATTTGAACAGGGAAAATTAAGAGATTAAAGTCTTCTGACAGACAGGATTTCATTCCCTCATTTTACTCccgtttttatattttcatacttgtttgaCACGATTGCATTTCATAATGAAACAGCATGCGAAACGCAACGTTCAACTTTTGTAACGATGATATAAAGGTTCATTTAGCCATATCTTTGTACTCCTTTGAAGGATATTGAAATTGTTgacaattttgatattgtttccataatgaaatgttaaaaaaatgttgttctaCTCAATCGGCATTCTTTCAAAACGTTTAATGGGAAAAATAAGTAATACTTCGATAACcataatatataatatgttttCTGAAGATGATGATGCATTTATGTGTATGAAATATAACTTTTTACAGTGGTAATCGTCGTAAAAGAGAAGATAGTAAATATAATAAAGTACAGGCAGAGTACATTGtcaacatacagaaaaatgaaacgAAGACAACAGATGCTGAAAAGTTAACAACAGCTTTGCAAAAAACCTTTTCATCATATATCGAAtccacaaataaaacaacaattaaaatTGCCAATTTCGAGTTACAAGCAGATGTTGCAGATTTTCACGTATATGATGGTAAGTCATTCACAAAAAGTATATACAGGGTTAAGGGTGCTATTAATGTGATTTTCAGAGACTCAAATATCACACTCAGAATTTTCAAGCAGTGTTAGCTTCGGTTGAAATAGCGAAAAGAGGCATTTGTAGGGAAAAAATAAcaaccttcttgtctgaaactgccgGGCCTAAgattttgatatttggtctgtTGCTTAGCATAATGctcttctaccaagattattcaaattatttccctgagTTGAAAAAGGGCCCCACCCAGGGGCCAGACCTATGTaggaaaaatatctttaaaaaaaccgcaaggcataggcttttgatacttGATATGTTGCACTGCCTAGTGGTCAACTACCAaacatgttcaaattatgccactagGTTGAAAATAGGCCCTGcactaaaggtccaaaatttaacatagacttatataagagaaaaatattattttattgtctgaaagttcaaggcctaggcctttgatatttggtatgtagcattgcctaatggatctctaacaaaattgttcaaattttacccctagggtgaaaagaggcctcaccctgggggtcacttgttatatgagttatatacaGTAAACTACCAAataaattatcagatcatatctCCTCGATCGTTTTATCATaaatacctgatgaccccaaatgattgggggtcacttgactgtgctgacctactttcttctttttcgatacagccttgaaatttggatgacataaaCAGTTTTGCACGCCGATCTTAAAGCGATGAACACACACATCATAAtatcagattttaaaacatttttttagtaTTCACCTACTTTCTGCATATAcgatgttcttacaatgtatttttcatcgaaGTCTGATGAAAATCGTCGTTTCCCTTATGCATTAAAGATAAAACATCCatctacaatttctgataagggtttcccggttAATGAAAAACGGAATTCCAGTCAGCAAGCATCTGATGATTATCAATATAGGTATCacacatttttatgacattttgaaaaaaaaaaaaaaaaaaaataacaataacataaatGATGAAGTCAATACACGTAGTATGTatacgatgcagtcagtgatttttCGTTGTCCTAGTGTGATAACGGTGTACGTGTCATACTTTTTCGTTGTGAGTTCTATTCCCAGACCCTGTCTTTAATTTTTACTTTACTATTGTTCAATGAAGAAAAAACGAGTTAGTCAATCTAGTTCTAACATATAcactaaaattatatgtcacaatCAATTGACGtgtaattatgtctaaatacactccacatttaatatgatctaatgtttgtTTAGCtttcctttgatattttgtaaaccTGAACGGGCTAggtttataagttttataataatCTTACACtttactttaataaaagcattgcccggcAAAAATTttaggattgattgatttatagatactaccaattttatacgaaaacaagaaacaaaacaataaattagtaaccagagaaaaacaaacttacacaaagtatgtaatgcaaactgaaaaactGAGGATCCCGACGAAACGATATAACACAAATAACGTAACCGCTCGGCTAACGAGAAGTCACTGACTAATCGTAAACTTAGTGTTTTGACTTGAAGttgtgttattgttttgttttcacacataagcgccataatactgtgcgctacctatagttcggttttgCGGTGAACGAtgtttgtgtacttttaataatggaacactccgttatttaggtagtgttattcggtacgagagtggttcttacctaaataaggcaacgTAAATCATGCTGACTTCGCGTTTCGTTCTGTATTatcagtgtttacaaaataaaacgtTGTAACGCTTTATAAAAGTTCTTGATAAAAACTGTAAACATTCGAATGTAATTCTGGAAAATATAAACTGGTCATTCATTATTATCCATGTAAATATAATCATGAAAAAGTTTTGgaattttgcctttcggtgataaatcatttataaaatataattctcAATGTGTTAGTTAGTCGCTTTAAAACTGACATTCATTGACtaggaatgtgacctactgacctactgccttaatattttagcatcagtttaacatttgaaacatgtagcttattTTATTCTTGTGTCTGTTTACAATtagttaatatatttatttagtaaaatCGTCGTTTATCATCATTTCTCATAATCCAGAAGTATGTTTTTTTCAGTGATCAGAGTCAGTCTGAATTATTCAATAACATTCAACCAGAAAGTTTTGCGATACTTTTTTCATGACTGGACTCTTGTGCACGTTCGCAAATTAAATAAAAGCCTCTTGTACGACGGTTGTTCAAAATTATGAGTGAACTTTTACCGAAACTTATGTAGTCAACAAAAGCATGTCAGAAATATATATTACTTGCTGCTATGTTCTAATTCTGTAagttaaactgttttatttcagatCAAGAAAACGGATTGTGCATGATACCAAATCGAACTGACTGCGATgcaaaaagtacattttgtaacaACACTTTTGGTGGTTTTGAATGTGTCTGTAAACCTGGTTACAAACCTTTCCTACGATACAAGAAGTCTTGTGAAGGTATGAGTAATTAAATGATATAACAGACTAAAAAATCGGTTGTTTTTAAATCAGATATTGCAACAATTTTGCAAATGAATCATAAATTTGTAGTCAGTCAGCGTATTTATTCATGAATTGCATTGTTGACAAAATAATCTATATTGCGTTGTAATGCGTGGCCCGAGTTCATTTAAGCCATACacgatatataatatatacttgCAAAACATTGAAAGTATTATTCTCTGAAGtattaaattgataaaattgacaAAGTTGATGCCTAAATGAAAACTGTGTATGAGAATTATTTCGTAACAGAATATGTCCTATTATGGCTTGACTTCGTTAACTCAAACTGTGGACAGAAACTGCATGCACATAAAGCTATGCTCACTCATTAATAATCCGATAATTATGTTAAATGGACTATATTACTCCGATAATAATGCTATTTAAAAGACGTTTAAAAGTGATAAGAAATTCTTCATCAGTAGTACCAACCTAGTAAGTGTAATAATGTATATGGAAAAAGTTACTTACAGCCAACCATCCAATTATAATTAGATAGTTGTTCGCTATTgttgaaacaatgttttgttttacaaGTATCTTTACAAAATGCTATTTATCTTCGTATTTAGAGACAATTCTGGCTATCATGGATAAATTGTATTTTTACTCAGATATAGATGAATGTGCTGATATGTCTTCAAATGAGAAAAAAGTAC
This DNA window, taken from Mercenaria mercenaria strain notata chromosome 19, MADL_Memer_1, whole genome shotgun sequence, encodes the following:
- the LOC128551292 gene encoding uncharacterized protein LOC128551292 — its product is MVLLSFLIFKLTEAFSGNNNGKGVPGFKSVEVIRIFLVLGGNRRKREDSKYNKVQAEYIVNIQKNETKTTDAEKLTTALQKTFSSYIESTNKTTIKIANFELQADVADFHVYDDQENGLCMIPNRTDCDAKSTFCNNTFGGFECVCKPGYKPFLRYKKSCEDIDECADMSSNEKKVRCVHGTCLNTVGAWNCTCPSSRQWQYVGNTTYSAFRCQGNRNKIYK